From one Dermacentor andersoni chromosome 1, qqDerAnde1_hic_scaffold, whole genome shotgun sequence genomic stretch:
- the LOC126544370 gene encoding F-box and leucine-rich repeat protein 13-like isoform X3, whose amino-acid sequence MKSHFYKVVLRYERPNTTSLFFYSFIFPFFHTQLLCRIFAYLGVADRLAAGLTCKTWHKLAADSRIYGDVVVTLEKNVKERMVALSNSQSVVTWLVVKNSALDADDKFWEHVGPTLKRLNFENCCFSWKEFVSVLLKCPKLEHLAIGRCDKFVPSSDESAFGDSAPPFLRSTPSGISSVDLSDNADVSDSTFHQVMTMVGRLRALSLEGCALCVHPAIYRRFYPPGQVHSPLVLTFQHVLRRLDGAPLTVLNLSRTAIDNKCVAQLSAAYSKTLQELHAASCAQLGLQGVRALCENVPKLKCLNLGYNRQLKDNCLLTICENLEHLEKLNMSDCTEITHAGFAKLAHLRKLEYASFSDCCLIDPETMVQLFSSRAWPAMRTLNVSSCRINDAVARCLGEQMPTLVSLDVSHTTLLTDDAVRAIWTHLRFLRVLRMERCLRLTDAALHRSGNVETREPNSMACLSALKELSLSGCYRVSDAGVLAAVIFRELTSLDVGHCNLLSSASLKHIILHCPSLSKLVLSFCVQGAERQERWEAALHSSWPEHQLRVVRWAIGVAEEQGLSAT is encoded by the exons ATGAAAAGCCACTTTTACAAAGTCGTATTACGTTATGAAAGACCAAACACtacgtctctttttttttattctttcatttttcctttttttcacacGCAGCTACTATGCCGTATCTTCGCTTACCTTGGAGTAGCTGACAGGCTGGCGGCAGGGTTGACCTGTAAAACGTGGCACAAGTTAGCCGCTGACAGCCGCATCTACGGCGACGTGGTTGTCACCTTGGAAAAGAATGTGAAAGAGCGAATGGTTGCGCTCTCCAATTCACAGTCGGTGGTAACGTGGTTGGTGGTGAAGAACTCTGCGCTGGATGCGGATGACAAATTTTGGGAACACGTAGGGCCGACACTCAAGAGGCTGAACTTTGAGAACTGCTGTTTTTCCTGGAAGGAGTTCGTTTCGGTGCTCCTTAAGTGTCCGAAGCTAGAGCACCTGGCGATTGGCCGCTGCGACAAATTCGTGCCGTCAAGTGACGAGTCCGCATTTGGCGACAGTGCACCACCATTTCTTCGTTCTACGCCGTCCGGAATCAGCTCAGTCGACCTTTCGGACAATGCTGACGTGTCAGATTCTACTTTTCATCAAGTAATGACGATGGTCGGGAGGCTTCGCGCGCTCTCATTGGAAGGCTGTGCGCTATGCGTGCATCCGGCCATCTACCGCCGCTTCTACCCGCCTGGACAAGTGCATAGCCCGCTGGTGTTGACGTTTCAGCACGTGCTCAGGAGACTCGACGGAGCGCCGCTCACGGTGCTTAACCTGAGTCGCACGGCGATCGACAACAAATGCGTCGCGCAGCTGTCTGCGGCCTACTCGAAGACGCTGCAGGAGCTTCACGCGGCCTCGTGCGCACAGTTAGGATTGCAGGGTGTGAGAGCTTTGTGTGAAAACGTGCCGAAACTCAAGTGCCTAAACCTCGGGTATAACAGGCAACTTAAAGACAACTGTCTGTTAACCATCTGTGAAAATCTTGAGCACCTCGAAAAGCTGAATATGTCCGATTGCACGGAAATCACGCACGCGGGGTTCGCTAAACTGGCGCACCTTCGGAAGCTCGAGTACGCCAGTTTCTCGGACTGTTGTCTCATCGATCCAGAAACGATGGTGCAGCTGTTTTCTTCCAGAGCATGGCCAGCAATGCGAACGCTCAACGTCAGCTCTTGCAGAATAAATGACGCCGTGGCAAGGTGTCTGGGCGAGCAAATGCCGACGCTCGTATCCCTCGACGTCTCACACACGACGCTACTTACCGATGACGCAGTGCGCGCTATCTGGACCCACCTACGCTTCCTCAGAGTCCTCCGCATGGAACGTTGCTTGAGACTAACTGACGCAGCCTTGCACCGTTCAGGCAACGTGGAAACGCGCGAGCCCAACTCCATGGCTTGTCTCAGTGCTCTGAAAGAGCTGAGCCTCAGTGGCTGCTACCGAGTGTCCGACGCAGGAGTGTTGGCTGCAGTGATCTTTCGGGAACTGACTTCTCTGGATGTTGGGCACTGCAACCTCCTCTCGTCTGCGTCCTTGAAACACATTATATTGCACTGTCCCAGCTTGTCAAAGCTAGTGCTGAGTTTCTGCGTACAG GGGGCTGAGCGACAGGAGCGTTGGGAGGCTGCTCTGCACAGCTCATGGCCGGAACATCAACTGCGGGTTGTACGCTGGGCCATAGGGGTCGCCGAAGAACAAGGACTTTCAGCCACCTAA
- the LOC126544370 gene encoding S-phase kinase-associated protein 2-like isoform X2, whose protein sequence is MGLSEDYAACRALPQELLCRIFAYLGVADRLAAGLTCKTWHKLAADSRIYGDVVVTLEKNVKERMVALSNSQSVVTWLVVKNSALDADDKFWEHVGPTLKRLNFENCCFSWKEFVSVLLKCPKLEHLAIGRCDKFVPSSDESAFGDSAPPFLRSTPSGISSVDLSDNADVSDSTFHQVMTMVGRLRALSLEGCALCVHPAIYRRFYPPGQVHSPLVLTFQHVLRRLDGAPLTVLNLSRTAIDNKCVAQLSAAYSKTLQELHAASCAQLGLQGVRALCENVPKLKCLNLGYNRQLKDNCLLTICENLEHLEKLNMSDCTEITHAGFAKLAHLRKLEYASFSDCCLIDPETMVQLFSSRAWPAMRTLNVSSCRINDAVARCLGEQMPTLVSLDVSHTTLLTDDAVRAIWTHLRFLRVLRMERCLRLTDAALHRSGNVETREPNSMACLSALKELSLSGCYRVSDAGVLAAVIFRELTSLDVGHCNLLSSASLKHIILHCPSLSKLVLSFCVQLDDGALTSVLRPSTRLRHLNIEGCRNMTDTALLYVAQCPSVKYVNVKSCMVTLNTLQQLSLERQDLEVVHTVCCVE, encoded by the exons ATGGGACTCTCCGAAGACTACGCAGCGTGCCGGGCACTGCCTCAAGAG CTACTATGCCGTATCTTCGCTTACCTTGGAGTAGCTGACAGGCTGGCGGCAGGGTTGACCTGTAAAACGTGGCACAAGTTAGCCGCTGACAGCCGCATCTACGGCGACGTGGTTGTCACCTTGGAAAAGAATGTGAAAGAGCGAATGGTTGCGCTCTCCAATTCACAGTCGGTGGTAACGTGGTTGGTGGTGAAGAACTCTGCGCTGGATGCGGATGACAAATTTTGGGAACACGTAGGGCCGACACTCAAGAGGCTGAACTTTGAGAACTGCTGTTTTTCCTGGAAGGAGTTCGTTTCGGTGCTCCTTAAGTGTCCGAAGCTAGAGCACCTGGCGATTGGCCGCTGCGACAAATTCGTGCCGTCAAGTGACGAGTCCGCATTTGGCGACAGTGCACCACCATTTCTTCGTTCTACGCCGTCCGGAATCAGCTCAGTCGACCTTTCGGACAATGCTGACGTGTCAGATTCTACTTTTCATCAAGTAATGACGATGGTCGGGAGGCTTCGCGCGCTCTCATTGGAAGGCTGTGCGCTATGCGTGCATCCGGCCATCTACCGCCGCTTCTACCCGCCTGGACAAGTGCATAGCCCGCTGGTGTTGACGTTTCAGCACGTGCTCAGGAGACTCGACGGAGCGCCGCTCACGGTGCTTAACCTGAGTCGCACGGCGATCGACAACAAATGCGTCGCGCAGCTGTCTGCGGCCTACTCGAAGACGCTGCAGGAGCTTCACGCGGCCTCGTGCGCACAGTTAGGATTGCAGGGTGTGAGAGCTTTGTGTGAAAACGTGCCGAAACTCAAGTGCCTAAACCTCGGGTATAACAGGCAACTTAAAGACAACTGTCTGTTAACCATCTGTGAAAATCTTGAGCACCTCGAAAAGCTGAATATGTCCGATTGCACGGAAATCACGCACGCGGGGTTCGCTAAACTGGCGCACCTTCGGAAGCTCGAGTACGCCAGTTTCTCGGACTGTTGTCTCATCGATCCAGAAACGATGGTGCAGCTGTTTTCTTCCAGAGCATGGCCAGCAATGCGAACGCTCAACGTCAGCTCTTGCAGAATAAATGACGCCGTGGCAAGGTGTCTGGGCGAGCAAATGCCGACGCTCGTATCCCTCGACGTCTCACACACGACGCTACTTACCGATGACGCAGTGCGCGCTATCTGGACCCACCTACGCTTCCTCAGAGTCCTCCGCATGGAACGTTGCTTGAGACTAACTGACGCAGCCTTGCACCGTTCAGGCAACGTGGAAACGCGCGAGCCCAACTCCATGGCTTGTCTCAGTGCTCTGAAAGAGCTGAGCCTCAGTGGCTGCTACCGAGTGTCCGACGCAGGAGTGTTGGCTGCAGTGATCTTTCGGGAACTGACTTCTCTGGATGTTGGGCACTGCAACCTCCTCTCGTCTGCGTCCTTGAAACACATTATATTGCACTGTCCCAGCTTGTCAAAGCTAGTGCTGAGTTTCTGCGTACAG TTGGACGATGGAGCATTGACATCGGTCCTCAGACCATCAACAAGACTAAGACACCTCAACATAGAAGGCTGCAGAAACATGACTGATACAGCTCTCCTTTATGTAGCTCAATGCCCGTCAGTAAAATATGTGAACGTTAAATCATGCATGGTGACACTGAATACGCTACAACAGCTGTCACTAGAGCGACAAGATCTTGAAGTGGTGCATACTGTATGCTGTGTGGAATGA
- the LOC126544370 gene encoding F-box and leucine-rich repeat protein 13-like isoform X1 — protein MKSHFYKVVLRYERPNTTSLFFYSFIFPFFHTQLLCRIFAYLGVADRLAAGLTCKTWHKLAADSRIYGDVVVTLEKNVKERMVALSNSQSVVTWLVVKNSALDADDKFWEHVGPTLKRLNFENCCFSWKEFVSVLLKCPKLEHLAIGRCDKFVPSSDESAFGDSAPPFLRSTPSGISSVDLSDNADVSDSTFHQVMTMVGRLRALSLEGCALCVHPAIYRRFYPPGQVHSPLVLTFQHVLRRLDGAPLTVLNLSRTAIDNKCVAQLSAAYSKTLQELHAASCAQLGLQGVRALCENVPKLKCLNLGYNRQLKDNCLLTICENLEHLEKLNMSDCTEITHAGFAKLAHLRKLEYASFSDCCLIDPETMVQLFSSRAWPAMRTLNVSSCRINDAVARCLGEQMPTLVSLDVSHTTLLTDDAVRAIWTHLRFLRVLRMERCLRLTDAALHRSGNVETREPNSMACLSALKELSLSGCYRVSDAGVLAAVIFRELTSLDVGHCNLLSSASLKHIILHCPSLSKLVLSFCVQLDDGALTSVLRPSTRLRHLNIEGCRNMTDTALLYVAQCPSVKYVNVKSCMVTLNTLQQLSLERQDLEVVHTVCCVE, from the exons ATGAAAAGCCACTTTTACAAAGTCGTATTACGTTATGAAAGACCAAACACtacgtctctttttttttattctttcatttttcctttttttcacacGCAGCTACTATGCCGTATCTTCGCTTACCTTGGAGTAGCTGACAGGCTGGCGGCAGGGTTGACCTGTAAAACGTGGCACAAGTTAGCCGCTGACAGCCGCATCTACGGCGACGTGGTTGTCACCTTGGAAAAGAATGTGAAAGAGCGAATGGTTGCGCTCTCCAATTCACAGTCGGTGGTAACGTGGTTGGTGGTGAAGAACTCTGCGCTGGATGCGGATGACAAATTTTGGGAACACGTAGGGCCGACACTCAAGAGGCTGAACTTTGAGAACTGCTGTTTTTCCTGGAAGGAGTTCGTTTCGGTGCTCCTTAAGTGTCCGAAGCTAGAGCACCTGGCGATTGGCCGCTGCGACAAATTCGTGCCGTCAAGTGACGAGTCCGCATTTGGCGACAGTGCACCACCATTTCTTCGTTCTACGCCGTCCGGAATCAGCTCAGTCGACCTTTCGGACAATGCTGACGTGTCAGATTCTACTTTTCATCAAGTAATGACGATGGTCGGGAGGCTTCGCGCGCTCTCATTGGAAGGCTGTGCGCTATGCGTGCATCCGGCCATCTACCGCCGCTTCTACCCGCCTGGACAAGTGCATAGCCCGCTGGTGTTGACGTTTCAGCACGTGCTCAGGAGACTCGACGGAGCGCCGCTCACGGTGCTTAACCTGAGTCGCACGGCGATCGACAACAAATGCGTCGCGCAGCTGTCTGCGGCCTACTCGAAGACGCTGCAGGAGCTTCACGCGGCCTCGTGCGCACAGTTAGGATTGCAGGGTGTGAGAGCTTTGTGTGAAAACGTGCCGAAACTCAAGTGCCTAAACCTCGGGTATAACAGGCAACTTAAAGACAACTGTCTGTTAACCATCTGTGAAAATCTTGAGCACCTCGAAAAGCTGAATATGTCCGATTGCACGGAAATCACGCACGCGGGGTTCGCTAAACTGGCGCACCTTCGGAAGCTCGAGTACGCCAGTTTCTCGGACTGTTGTCTCATCGATCCAGAAACGATGGTGCAGCTGTTTTCTTCCAGAGCATGGCCAGCAATGCGAACGCTCAACGTCAGCTCTTGCAGAATAAATGACGCCGTGGCAAGGTGTCTGGGCGAGCAAATGCCGACGCTCGTATCCCTCGACGTCTCACACACGACGCTACTTACCGATGACGCAGTGCGCGCTATCTGGACCCACCTACGCTTCCTCAGAGTCCTCCGCATGGAACGTTGCTTGAGACTAACTGACGCAGCCTTGCACCGTTCAGGCAACGTGGAAACGCGCGAGCCCAACTCCATGGCTTGTCTCAGTGCTCTGAAAGAGCTGAGCCTCAGTGGCTGCTACCGAGTGTCCGACGCAGGAGTGTTGGCTGCAGTGATCTTTCGGGAACTGACTTCTCTGGATGTTGGGCACTGCAACCTCCTCTCGTCTGCGTCCTTGAAACACATTATATTGCACTGTCCCAGCTTGTCAAAGCTAGTGCTGAGTTTCTGCGTACAG TTGGACGATGGAGCATTGACATCGGTCCTCAGACCATCAACAAGACTAAGACACCTCAACATAGAAGGCTGCAGAAACATGACTGATACAGCTCTCCTTTATGTAGCTCAATGCCCGTCAGTAAAATATGTGAACGTTAAATCATGCATGGTGACACTGAATACGCTACAACAGCTGTCACTAGAGCGACAAGATCTTGAAGTGGTGCATACTGTATGCTGTGTGGAATGA